A window of the Streptomyces sp. Ag109_O5-10 genome harbors these coding sequences:
- a CDS encoding maltokinase: MTKTVELPRSTAAGLDRPLVSLGGLLRDWLPRQRWFAGKDRPVTELSVLSMTELFPHCLHLLVHADHSPHGSTPSGDCYQLLLGVREHRDPRLERAYIGRAEDGPLAGLAVYDALHDPRAAELLLERLRIPGTAGPLRFETAPEARIPGGLAPRLLDAEQSNSSLVYGDSYILKVFRRIQPGVNPDLEVPGALAAQGCARVPAPVAWFRTTEPSPATLGVLQPFLPGAADGWTLALRALAAGDDFTTEAHELGRATADVHLALAAAFPAAVHDEHSRTAEAMSARLAEAADAVPVLRPFVPGLRGAFEALTTCDAGPLAQRIHGDLHLGQVLRADHEWFVIDFEGEPSRPLAERRSTQSPVRDVAGMLRSFDYAARQRRPWRPEWARRCREAYCAGYAARAGWDPRKKHALLRAHETDRAVYEVVYEARHRPAWLPVPMAAIERLARWRG; the protein is encoded by the coding sequence ATGACGAAGACCGTTGAGCTGCCCCGGAGCACGGCGGCCGGACTCGACCGGCCACTGGTCTCGCTGGGCGGGCTGCTGCGCGACTGGCTGCCGCGGCAGCGCTGGTTCGCCGGCAAGGACCGGCCCGTCACCGAGCTGTCCGTGCTGTCCATGACCGAGCTCTTCCCCCACTGCCTGCACCTGCTGGTCCACGCCGACCACTCCCCCCACGGCAGCACCCCGTCCGGTGACTGCTACCAGCTCCTGCTCGGCGTCCGCGAGCACCGCGACCCCAGACTGGAGCGGGCCTACATAGGCCGGGCCGAGGACGGTCCGCTGGCCGGACTCGCGGTCTACGACGCCCTGCACGACCCGCGCGCCGCCGAACTGCTCCTGGAACGGCTGCGCATACCCGGCACGGCCGGCCCGCTGCGCTTCGAGACCGCCCCTGAGGCCCGGATACCCGGCGGACTCGCCCCGCGGCTGCTGGACGCCGAGCAGTCCAACTCCTCCCTGGTGTACGGCGACTCCTACATCCTGAAGGTGTTCCGGCGGATCCAGCCCGGCGTCAACCCGGACCTGGAGGTCCCCGGCGCGCTGGCCGCACAGGGCTGTGCGCGGGTGCCGGCGCCGGTGGCCTGGTTCCGCACCACCGAGCCGAGCCCGGCGACCCTCGGGGTGCTGCAGCCCTTCCTGCCGGGCGCGGCCGACGGCTGGACCCTGGCCCTGCGGGCGCTCGCGGCCGGGGACGACTTCACCACCGAGGCGCACGAGCTGGGCCGGGCCACCGCGGACGTGCATCTCGCGCTCGCCGCCGCCTTCCCGGCCGCCGTCCACGACGAACACAGCCGCACGGCCGAGGCGATGTCGGCGCGGCTGGCGGAGGCCGCGGACGCCGTGCCGGTGCTGCGCCCGTTCGTCCCCGGGCTGCGCGGCGCCTTCGAGGCGCTCACCACCTGTGACGCGGGGCCGCTCGCCCAGCGGATCCACGGCGATCTCCACCTCGGTCAGGTGCTTCGGGCGGACCACGAATGGTTCGTCATCGACTTCGAGGGCGAACCGTCCCGGCCGCTCGCCGAGCGGCGCAGCACCCAGTCGCCGGTGCGGGACGTCGCCGGGATGCTGCGCTCCTTCGACTACGCCGCCCGACAACGCCGCCCCTGGCGCCCGGAGTGGGCCCGCCGCTGCCGGGAGGCCTACTGCGCGGGTTACGCTGCGCGGGCCGGCTGGGACCCGCGCAAGAAGCACGCACTGCTGCGCGCCCACGAGACGGACCGCGCGGTGTACGAGGTGGTGTACGAAGCCCGGCACCGGCCGGCCTGGCTTCCGGTTCCGATGGCCGCGATCGAGCGGCTCGCCCGCTGGAGAGGCTGA
- the glgB gene encoding 1,4-alpha-glucan branching enzyme: MALRESSLPEPSGPSRPTAPPLDAADRGRLLAGTHHDPHAVLGARVVDGGTLFRALRPHARAVSVLADGVRSPLEPEDDGLFAAVLPFAEVPSYTLLVEYEDGEHEVHDPYRFLPALGEFDLHLIREGRHEQLWKALGAEPMTHDGVAGTRFTVWAPNAQGVRVAGDFTCWDGAQFPMRSLGAAGVWELFLPGVGEGARYKFEITSRYGGRFLKADPMARRTEVPPATASIVTVSRYEWTDAEWMAHRGDVPVHEAPFSVYEVHLPSWRPGLSYRQLAEELPAYVADLGFTHVEFMPVAEHPFGGSWGYQVTGFYAPTSRLGTPDDFRYLVDALHRAGIGVIMDWVPAHFPKDDWALARFDGDPLYEPGDERRAEHPDWGTYEFDLGRVEVRNFLVANAVYWCEEFHVDGLRVDAVASMLYLDYSRDSGQWTPNVFGGREDLDAVAFLQEMNATVYRRAPGVVTIAEESTAWGGVTRPTDSGGLGFGLKWNMGWMHDSLEYIQHEPVHRKYHHDEMTFSMVYAYSENYVLPISHDEVVHGKRSLVSKMPGDWWQQRANHRAYLAFMWAHPGKQLLFMGQEFAQGGEWSHADGPDWWLLDPEYGAEADHRGVRDLVRDLNSGYRAHPALWQRDTDPAGFQWVVGDAAEDNVFAFLRFDAEARPLLAVSNLSPVVRPGYRLGVPKGAPVWQEILNTDSARYGGGDVVSRGPLLADDGVLRLTLPPLGTVWLEPVAP, from the coding sequence ATGGCACTGCGCGAATCCTCGCTCCCGGAGCCCTCCGGCCCCTCCCGCCCCACGGCCCCGCCCCTGGACGCGGCCGACCGCGGGCGGCTGCTCGCGGGCACCCACCACGATCCGCACGCCGTGCTCGGCGCCCGCGTCGTGGACGGCGGCACCCTCTTCCGGGCCCTGCGCCCGCACGCCCGCGCCGTGAGCGTGCTGGCCGACGGGGTGCGCAGTCCCCTGGAGCCGGAGGACGACGGCCTGTTCGCGGCCGTGCTGCCCTTCGCCGAGGTTCCGTCGTACACCCTGCTCGTCGAGTACGAGGACGGGGAGCACGAGGTCCACGACCCGTACCGGTTCCTGCCCGCGCTCGGTGAGTTCGACCTGCATCTGATCCGGGAGGGGCGGCACGAGCAGCTGTGGAAGGCGCTCGGCGCCGAGCCGATGACCCATGACGGGGTGGCCGGCACCCGGTTCACGGTGTGGGCGCCGAACGCGCAGGGGGTTCGGGTGGCCGGGGACTTCACGTGCTGGGACGGCGCGCAGTTCCCGATGCGTTCGCTGGGCGCGGCCGGGGTGTGGGAGCTGTTCCTGCCGGGGGTGGGCGAGGGTGCCCGGTACAAGTTCGAGATCACCTCCCGGTACGGTGGCCGCTTCCTGAAGGCGGACCCGATGGCGCGGCGGACGGAGGTGCCGCCCGCGACGGCGTCGATCGTGACGGTGTCCCGGTACGAATGGACCGACGCGGAGTGGATGGCGCACCGGGGCGACGTCCCGGTGCACGAGGCGCCGTTCTCGGTGTACGAGGTGCACCTGCCGTCGTGGCGGCCGGGCCTGAGCTACCGTCAGCTGGCCGAGGAGCTGCCCGCGTACGTCGCCGACCTGGGCTTCACGCACGTCGAGTTCATGCCGGTCGCCGAGCATCCCTTCGGCGGCTCCTGGGGCTACCAGGTCACCGGCTTCTACGCGCCGACCTCCCGGCTCGGCACCCCCGACGACTTCAGGTACCTGGTCGACGCGCTGCACCGGGCCGGCATCGGCGTGATCATGGACTGGGTGCCGGCCCACTTCCCGAAGGACGACTGGGCACTGGCCCGCTTCGACGGGGACCCGCTGTACGAGCCGGGGGACGAGCGGCGGGCCGAGCATCCGGACTGGGGCACCTACGAGTTCGATCTCGGCCGGGTGGAGGTGCGCAACTTCCTGGTCGCCAACGCCGTGTACTGGTGCGAGGAGTTCCACGTCGACGGCCTGCGGGTGGACGCGGTCGCCTCGATGCTCTACCTCGACTACTCGCGGGACTCCGGCCAGTGGACGCCGAACGTGTTCGGCGGGCGCGAGGACCTGGACGCGGTGGCGTTCCTCCAGGAGATGAACGCGACCGTCTACCGGCGGGCGCCCGGGGTGGTGACCATCGCCGAGGAGTCCACCGCGTGGGGCGGGGTGACCCGGCCGACCGACAGCGGCGGGCTGGGCTTCGGGCTGAAGTGGAACATGGGCTGGATGCACGACTCGCTGGAGTACATCCAGCACGAGCCCGTGCACCGCAAGTACCACCACGACGAGATGACCTTCTCGATGGTGTACGCGTACAGCGAGAACTACGTCCTGCCCATATCCCACGACGAGGTCGTCCACGGGAAGCGCTCGCTGGTCTCGAAGATGCCCGGCGACTGGTGGCAGCAGCGCGCCAACCACCGCGCGTATCTGGCCTTCATGTGGGCCCATCCGGGCAAGCAACTGCTCTTCATGGGGCAGGAGTTCGCCCAGGGCGGCGAGTGGTCCCACGCCGACGGCCCCGACTGGTGGCTGCTCGACCCGGAGTACGGGGCCGAGGCCGATCACCGGGGTGTCCGGGATCTGGTCCGGGATCTCAACTCCGGGTACCGCGCGCACCCCGCGCTGTGGCAGCGGGACACCGATCCGGCGGGTTTCCAGTGGGTCGTGGGGGACGCGGCCGAGGACAACGTCTTCGCCTTCCTGAGGTTCGATGCCGAGGCCCGGCCGCTGCTGGCGGTCTCCAACCTCTCCCCCGTGGTCCGTCCCGGCTACCGGCTGGGCGTGCCCAAGGGGGCGCCGGTCTGGCAGGAGATCCTCAACACGGACAGTGCCCGGTACGGCGGCGGGGACGTCGTCAGCCGGGGGCCGCT